Proteins encoded together in one Planctopirus ephydatiae window:
- the truA gene encoding tRNA pseudouridine(38-40) synthase TruA, whose amino-acid sequence MNDLSRTLKLTIAYDGTAYCGWQTQPNGVSIQSTLMQAIQEFTAETPVLYAAGRTDAGVHAVGQVVSFSTTSPVPAANFRPALQRFLPDDIVIRQVEEVAPGFHAQFHARLKTYHYLFHNAPVWSPFYRQYALWHRTRLDESAMDFAIRQIVGTFDFRSLETQWPNRKTSVRTVVKASVKRIRNWNLLGENGSPTEESKLDPEGEFLCMEITANGFLYNMVRTIAGTLIHIGRGKWGPEKLREIVDLQDRRRAGETAPAHGLYLWHVDYAPTTQSLPAGDLLSAAVDDDPLAPPDAG is encoded by the coding sequence GTGAACGATCTCTCGCGAACATTGAAGCTGACCATTGCTTACGATGGAACGGCCTATTGCGGCTGGCAAACTCAGCCCAATGGCGTGAGCATTCAATCGACGCTCATGCAGGCAATTCAAGAATTCACCGCCGAGACCCCCGTCCTCTATGCAGCTGGGCGGACCGATGCCGGTGTGCATGCCGTTGGGCAAGTGGTCAGTTTTTCCACCACAAGTCCCGTTCCTGCAGCCAACTTTCGGCCAGCACTGCAAAGATTCCTCCCTGATGACATCGTGATCCGGCAGGTCGAAGAGGTAGCGCCCGGCTTTCATGCCCAGTTTCATGCCCGGCTCAAAACCTATCACTACCTCTTTCACAACGCGCCCGTCTGGTCACCTTTCTATCGACAGTACGCACTCTGGCATCGTACGAGGCTCGATGAATCGGCCATGGATTTCGCCATTCGGCAGATCGTCGGCACATTTGATTTTCGCAGCCTCGAAACCCAATGGCCTAATCGCAAAACCAGCGTGCGAACAGTCGTAAAGGCCAGTGTGAAACGTATTCGAAACTGGAATCTGCTGGGAGAAAACGGCTCTCCAACTGAGGAAAGCAAACTCGATCCTGAAGGTGAGTTCCTCTGCATGGAGATCACGGCCAATGGATTTCTTTACAACATGGTACGCACAATTGCCGGGACGTTGATCCATATTGGTCGCGGCAAGTGGGGCCCGGAAAAACTGCGTGAGATTGTCGATCTGCAGGATCGCCGACGGGCAGGTGAAACAGCACCGGCCCACGGACTGTATCTATGGCATGTCGACTATGCGCCAACAACTCAATCCTTACCCGCAGGCGACTTGCTATCGGCTGCTGTTGATGATGATCCATTGGCACCACCGGATGCCGGCTGA
- a CDS encoding coiled-coil domain-containing protein, with translation MASQSRNSGWSGELSGTDRSRRSAPATFGKSSAQKILDTLVDLQRFITWHRAIQGVCLLIIWWSLVTLVGGMFDYWLRPADWPSRSLWLILFLGVGSYGIRTLWRSSSLKTLSNIGLGLQLERKQPQLVDRLTSGVEFSSRAFDRDAGSVALQKYAVDLAASKLPRKPAELVVNSGHTLRLAVMALTFLAVLIGFAMMRPVLARTALARLYAPWLAVNWPENVHLQILSAQDGLPASLSHKLMDPVPFSHLTSAEQIESAPSSEEVPLDHRLGSTLDMLVYNRRGKLPDNLQLETTTSEPVDSQAIQNVTPIIPAGVALEIPDPRPLERFLPKQISPVEVKHGVLNRFTEMALFQLPVTQNRMWFRVAGGDHATAWRLIRGIEPVRLERFQIRLEPPTFLQQPHVTLPENVGSFEAPVGSRVFFEGTTSRPTTAARLRFGDGKTLKLRLLPKTQEVQGVFALTQPGNGSWTIELSDATGIQEIDPTRFPFRVIADQAPIVTLEAPETDLTVTLQAMIPLKARARDDHSLALTGFAYRWSGSAQWETLASWPVSFDSQGTELTSAERQSQFETTLDLAKLTVPESSLREMKISVMAFARDRFHLGTAPEDTAGDELGHEGRSTIRWITILTPAEKQNELAERVLSQIEALRRVRERLEKGRQTATEWATIQQRLQEEKSNVPPDATLQELGRQLTQANEQARQQVEANIIPEFERIRREGIENQVIDETQAREWQAVQEELRELTTGPLTDLAELSSKASRPISQKETNPAKDNSDPSKADQSQTLAEALRQNQEAAIETTSALISRLSQWEGKRGLQRELDELQKQQAALQKESAELATETIARGEMELSSQQKSQLLTLKDRQRALAGRVEQWRKTLGQLQAGTRSANAEIGLEDRQSLKSSQQIFDQAALHELALDAAEHLAENQLGKAAEKQTQLLNGIEKLRQEFLNRPPAADELLLGKIEHLERDVQEELFKTLSRPDQNSSDEEQLQKRTRVEELSARAGKLGLRRAAATLEQAAEVISPRDSKNSGASGKDEEPDELSPEELTLRRQREQQRRELMEQATREIAQERRLLQEKLLAEKISKVVDQLQSLLERVQAQDAEIQRLAQIGGTAGQFSRSQLKTIIGVAEATASIRDELGAIAENVSPAEILSWSIRQTSELAGHIARDLRERRVEPMARERSQQLIKRLSAIVQVLRESSSSQAQSGAGGGRSTENGPTNQEGSGPPGEAISKLVQLRLIRDLQQDLMARTKEFEADGAQETADIQREQLAQEQAELRELLSNLLDELSSRASNRPSENRPSEKPPSEQPAPSPPLKDSIDRPIDRPLNGPADEGSQP, from the coding sequence ATGGCCAGCCAATCACGAAATTCGGGATGGTCTGGCGAACTTTCGGGAACAGATCGCTCTCGAAGATCCGCTCCTGCCACATTCGGAAAGTCGTCTGCTCAAAAGATTCTCGATACGCTCGTGGATCTGCAGCGATTCATTACCTGGCATCGAGCGATTCAGGGGGTTTGCCTGCTGATCATCTGGTGGAGCCTCGTGACTCTGGTCGGCGGAATGTTTGACTACTGGCTGCGTCCAGCCGACTGGCCTTCCCGATCGTTATGGCTGATCCTCTTTCTGGGTGTGGGAAGCTATGGGATTCGAACGCTCTGGCGAAGTTCGTCGCTTAAGACCCTGAGTAATATCGGGCTGGGGCTACAACTTGAGCGGAAGCAACCACAACTGGTGGATCGACTGACCAGCGGCGTCGAGTTTTCATCGCGAGCTTTTGATCGGGATGCCGGTTCGGTGGCCTTGCAGAAGTACGCGGTCGATCTGGCTGCCAGCAAACTTCCCCGCAAGCCTGCCGAACTCGTCGTCAATTCTGGCCACACTTTACGTCTGGCAGTCATGGCGCTGACGTTCCTGGCTGTGCTGATTGGTTTCGCCATGATGCGCCCGGTATTGGCGCGCACGGCACTGGCTCGACTTTATGCGCCCTGGCTGGCGGTCAACTGGCCGGAAAATGTCCACCTGCAGATTCTTTCGGCCCAAGATGGTCTTCCGGCATCGCTCTCGCACAAGCTCATGGATCCGGTGCCGTTTTCCCACCTGACGAGTGCAGAGCAGATTGAATCTGCTCCCTCCAGTGAAGAAGTTCCGCTTGATCACCGGCTGGGGAGCACTCTGGATATGCTGGTTTATAACCGCCGCGGAAAGCTACCCGATAATTTACAGCTAGAAACCACCACGTCAGAGCCTGTGGATTCGCAGGCAATTCAAAATGTGACGCCGATAATTCCTGCTGGTGTGGCACTCGAGATTCCCGATCCTCGCCCGCTCGAGAGATTTCTGCCTAAGCAGATTTCACCTGTAGAAGTCAAACATGGTGTGTTGAACCGCTTCACGGAAATGGCACTTTTTCAGTTGCCAGTCACTCAAAACCGCATGTGGTTCCGTGTTGCCGGTGGAGATCATGCGACGGCGTGGCGGCTGATTCGAGGGATTGAGCCCGTTCGTTTGGAGCGATTTCAGATTCGTTTAGAACCACCCACCTTCTTGCAGCAGCCTCATGTGACACTTCCTGAGAATGTGGGGAGCTTTGAGGCTCCCGTGGGTTCGAGAGTCTTTTTCGAGGGCACAACATCACGCCCGACCACAGCGGCCCGGTTGCGATTCGGAGATGGAAAAACCTTAAAGCTGCGACTTTTACCCAAGACACAGGAAGTTCAAGGCGTCTTCGCACTTACGCAGCCTGGAAATGGTTCATGGACGATCGAGCTGTCTGATGCCACCGGCATTCAAGAGATCGATCCCACTCGATTCCCTTTTCGAGTGATTGCTGACCAGGCCCCCATCGTCACTCTTGAAGCACCCGAAACCGATCTGACGGTCACTCTGCAAGCGATGATCCCCTTGAAGGCTCGTGCCCGCGATGATCACAGCCTGGCATTGACTGGATTTGCCTACCGCTGGAGTGGATCAGCTCAGTGGGAAACGCTGGCCTCATGGCCTGTGAGTTTCGACAGTCAGGGAACGGAGCTGACTTCGGCAGAAAGGCAATCTCAGTTCGAAACCACGCTCGATCTTGCCAAGTTGACTGTTCCAGAATCTTCCCTAAGAGAAATGAAAATCTCGGTCATGGCGTTTGCTCGAGACCGCTTTCATCTGGGAACTGCGCCCGAAGATACTGCTGGAGACGAACTCGGTCATGAAGGCCGCAGCACGATTCGCTGGATTACGATTCTGACCCCAGCGGAAAAGCAGAATGAACTGGCTGAGCGTGTATTGAGCCAGATCGAAGCTCTCAGGAGAGTTCGCGAGCGGCTGGAGAAAGGTCGGCAGACTGCCACCGAATGGGCCACAATTCAGCAGCGGCTCCAGGAGGAAAAGTCGAATGTTCCTCCCGACGCCACACTTCAGGAATTGGGGCGACAACTGACGCAAGCCAACGAACAGGCCCGCCAGCAGGTGGAAGCGAACATTATTCCCGAGTTCGAGCGAATCCGTCGGGAAGGGATCGAAAATCAGGTCATCGATGAAACCCAAGCGAGAGAATGGCAAGCGGTGCAAGAGGAACTCCGGGAGCTGACGACTGGCCCGCTGACCGATTTGGCAGAGCTTTCCTCGAAAGCCTCCCGACCCATTTCTCAAAAGGAAACGAACCCTGCGAAAGATAATTCTGATCCATCCAAGGCTGACCAGTCTCAGACGCTGGCCGAGGCTCTCCGGCAGAACCAGGAAGCGGCCATTGAGACGACCAGCGCCCTGATTTCTCGATTGAGTCAGTGGGAGGGGAAGCGAGGATTGCAGCGGGAACTTGATGAACTGCAAAAGCAGCAAGCCGCTCTGCAGAAGGAATCGGCTGAGCTTGCGACAGAAACGATTGCCCGTGGTGAAATGGAGTTGAGCAGCCAACAGAAAAGCCAGTTACTCACGTTGAAAGATCGTCAACGGGCCTTGGCAGGACGTGTGGAACAATGGCGAAAAACTCTTGGTCAACTGCAAGCGGGAACTCGATCAGCTAATGCAGAAATTGGCCTGGAAGATCGCCAGAGTCTGAAGAGTTCTCAACAGATTTTCGATCAGGCCGCACTCCATGAGCTGGCTCTGGATGCGGCTGAACATCTGGCTGAAAACCAGCTGGGAAAAGCTGCGGAAAAACAGACTCAGCTACTCAATGGCATAGAGAAACTTCGCCAGGAATTTCTGAATCGACCGCCAGCAGCCGATGAGTTATTGCTGGGGAAAATCGAGCATCTCGAACGGGATGTTCAGGAAGAACTCTTCAAAACATTGAGCCGGCCCGATCAGAACAGTTCCGATGAAGAACAACTGCAAAAACGGACGCGTGTTGAGGAGCTTTCTGCCAGGGCCGGCAAACTGGGTTTGAGACGAGCCGCTGCGACACTCGAACAAGCGGCGGAGGTGATCTCACCTCGCGACAGTAAAAATTCTGGTGCTTCTGGCAAAGACGAGGAGCCAGACGAACTGTCCCCCGAAGAACTCACTCTCCGACGCCAGCGGGAACAGCAGCGGCGGGAACTTATGGAACAGGCCACACGGGAAATCGCTCAAGAACGCCGCCTGTTGCAGGAAAAGCTGCTTGCCGAGAAGATTTCGAAAGTCGTGGATCAGCTTCAATCGTTGCTGGAGCGTGTGCAGGCACAAGATGCAGAAATTCAGCGATTGGCTCAGATTGGTGGAACGGCGGGCCAATTCAGCAGATCACAATTGAAGACGATCATCGGTGTGGCAGAAGCCACAGCATCGATTCGTGATGAGTTAGGTGCGATTGCGGAGAACGTGTCACCGGCAGAAATTTTGTCGTGGAGCATCCGTCAAACGTCTGAACTGGCAGGTCATATCGCACGCGATCTGCGGGAACGAAGGGTTGAACCAATGGCCCGGGAGCGCAGCCAGCAGTTGATCAAACGACTCTCGGCCATCGTGCAGGTACTCCGTGAATCGTCCTCAAGCCAGGCACAATCCGGGGCTGGTGGCGGACGTTCCACCGAGAATGGCCCCACAAATCAGGAAGGAAGTGGCCCACCCGGTGAAGCAATATCCAAGCTGGTGCAACTGCGGCTCATTCGCGACTTGCAGCAGGATCTCATGGCTCGAACCAAAGAGTTTGAGGCGGACGGTGCTCAGGAAACGGCAGACATTCAACGCGAACAACTCGCCCAGGAACAGGCGGAACTTCGTGAGCTGCTTTCGAACCTGCTGGATGAACTCTCTTCGCGTGCATCAAATCGTCCCAGCGAGAATCGTCCCAGCGAGAAGCCACCTTCGGAACAGCCGGCACCGAGTCCTCCGCTCAAAGACTCAATAGACAGGCCAATCGATCGTCCACTCAATGGGCCTGCAGACGAAGGGAGTCAGCCATGA
- the lysS gene encoding lysine--tRNA ligase — MSDTPEHLLAARLEKLERMEALGHDPWGQRFDGHMHIDAARAKAPEEKGIDGEAVRVAGRVMRWSDSGKLRFGTIQDYTGRIQVMISKKDIAEDQWELMECFQTGDLLGVDGTLRRTNTGEISVFATKLHVLGKSLSQPPEKWHGLQDIETLLRQRYLDLIYNDGVLARMLRRLKIIDSIRQTLRGEEFFEVETPVLHAIAGGAAARPFITHHNALDIPLYLRIALELHLKRLMVGGIERVYEIGRVFRNEGVDATHNPEFTMIELYQAYADYNIMMELAEKIISEACKAANDGKTVVEWGDKTLDFTPPFQRAKYGDLFLKHAGCDMHDAAAVADVARKLHIPTEGRHHDVIVNDVFEATVEDHLEGPVFVIDYPSSMCPLTKRKNGQPEIAERFELFIHGLELANAYTELNDPRLQEDLFKTQLAGLAEEDSMAKMDHDFVRALKVGMPCAGGMGIGIDRLVMLLTNTKTIRDVIFFPLLKPEVE, encoded by the coding sequence ATGTCAGACACTCCTGAGCATCTGCTGGCCGCCCGTCTTGAAAAGCTTGAACGAATGGAAGCCCTGGGACATGATCCCTGGGGGCAGCGTTTCGATGGACACATGCACATTGATGCCGCCCGGGCCAAGGCACCGGAAGAAAAGGGGATCGATGGCGAAGCGGTGCGTGTGGCCGGTCGTGTCATGCGCTGGAGCGATTCAGGCAAGCTGCGGTTTGGCACGATTCAGGATTACACCGGTCGTATTCAGGTGATGATCTCGAAGAAGGACATTGCCGAAGACCAGTGGGAACTAATGGAGTGTTTTCAGACGGGCGACCTGCTGGGGGTCGATGGAACTCTACGGCGTACCAATACGGGCGAAATTTCTGTTTTTGCGACTAAGCTGCATGTCCTGGGCAAGAGCCTTTCACAGCCGCCGGAAAAGTGGCATGGTCTGCAGGATATCGAGACACTCCTCCGCCAGCGTTATCTCGACCTGATCTATAACGATGGTGTTCTCGCCCGTATGTTGCGGCGATTGAAGATCATCGATTCGATCCGTCAGACGCTTCGAGGGGAAGAGTTTTTCGAAGTGGAAACGCCCGTGCTGCATGCGATCGCCGGGGGGGCTGCCGCCCGGCCATTTATTACGCATCACAATGCGCTGGATATTCCGCTCTATCTGAGAATTGCTCTCGAATTGCATCTCAAGCGACTGATGGTCGGCGGGATTGAGCGGGTCTATGAAATTGGCCGCGTCTTCCGTAATGAAGGTGTTGACGCCACGCATAACCCGGAATTCACCATGATCGAGTTGTATCAGGCTTATGCCGACTACAACATCATGATGGAACTGGCTGAGAAGATCATTTCCGAGGCCTGTAAGGCTGCCAATGATGGCAAGACGGTCGTCGAGTGGGGAGACAAGACACTCGACTTCACACCACCATTTCAACGGGCCAAGTATGGCGACCTGTTCCTGAAGCACGCCGGCTGCGACATGCATGATGCTGCGGCAGTGGCTGACGTTGCCCGCAAGCTGCACATTCCTACCGAGGGCCGACATCACGATGTAATTGTCAACGATGTCTTCGAAGCGACTGTGGAAGATCATCTCGAAGGCCCTGTATTCGTGATTGATTATCCGTCGAGTATGTGCCCGCTCACCAAGCGCAAGAACGGCCAGCCCGAGATCGCCGAACGATTTGAACTCTTTATTCATGGTCTTGAACTGGCCAATGCCTATACCGAATTGAACGATCCGCGGCTGCAGGAAGATCTGTTCAAGACACAACTGGCAGGTCTGGCAGAAGAGGACTCGATGGCGAAAATGGATCACGACTTTGTGCGTGCTCTCAAGGTTGGTATGCCTTGTGCGGGTGGTATGGGGATCGGAATTGACCGGCTCGTCATGCTGCTCACCAATACCAAGACCATTCGTGATGTGATCTTCTTCCCGCTGCTGAAGCCCGAAGTCGAGTAG
- a CDS encoding DegT/DnrJ/EryC1/StrS family aminotransferase yields MTATISLSSGLVSSVPFIDLVPQHNAIADEVMAAVQKVFAEQRFILGEEVAALENEVATYCDARFAIGCNSGTDALIIALQALGLKPGDEVITSPFSFFATASSIVRAGAKPVFVDIDPRTFNLDAQAVEDAITPHTKVIMPVHLFGQCCDMEALNRLATKYGLSIVEDAAQAIGAEHQGRKAGVLGNVGCFSFFPTKNLGGAGDGGMMTTDDPELAARLKRLRVHGDIGQYEHIEVGMNSRLDALQAAVLRVKLRHLESWTVARQKNAKRYAQMLTQAGLTDSLVMPSSDATGRHVYNQYCVRVKDGRRDEILKELRGRQVGCMVYYPKPLHLQTCFAPLGYQAGQFPEAEEACQDILALPIYPELPAAHQDRVVSALVEVCHGVSESQVIRKAA; encoded by the coding sequence ATGACCGCAACGATCTCGCTCTCTTCGGGTTTAGTTTCATCGGTTCCGTTTATCGATCTTGTGCCACAGCACAATGCCATTGCCGACGAGGTGATGGCTGCCGTCCAGAAAGTATTCGCGGAACAGCGATTTATTCTGGGCGAAGAAGTGGCTGCTCTCGAAAATGAAGTGGCGACTTATTGCGATGCCCGATTCGCGATTGGCTGCAACTCGGGAACAGATGCTCTGATCATCGCCCTGCAGGCGCTGGGGCTGAAGCCTGGTGATGAAGTCATCACTTCGCCATTCTCGTTCTTTGCCACTGCCAGTTCGATTGTTCGTGCAGGTGCCAAGCCTGTCTTCGTGGACATCGACCCGAGAACGTTCAATCTCGATGCACAAGCTGTCGAAGATGCGATCACTCCCCATACGAAAGTGATCATGCCTGTGCATCTATTCGGCCAGTGCTGTGATATGGAAGCTCTCAATCGACTGGCAACCAAGTATGGTCTGTCGATTGTGGAAGATGCCGCTCAGGCGATTGGTGCTGAGCACCAGGGACGTAAAGCGGGTGTTCTCGGAAATGTCGGCTGCTTCAGTTTCTTCCCCACCAAAAACCTGGGTGGTGCTGGTGACGGTGGGATGATGACGACTGATGATCCCGAACTGGCAGCGCGACTCAAGCGATTGCGAGTGCATGGCGATATCGGTCAGTACGAACATATTGAAGTGGGGATGAACAGTCGTCTCGACGCACTCCAGGCCGCGGTTCTGCGAGTCAAACTCCGTCATCTGGAATCGTGGACCGTCGCACGTCAGAAAAACGCGAAACGATATGCTCAAATGCTGACTCAGGCTGGTCTGACAGATTCGCTGGTCATGCCTTCCAGCGATGCCACCGGCCGCCACGTTTACAACCAGTACTGTGTACGCGTGAAAGATGGTCGCCGCGATGAAATTCTGAAAGAGCTTCGCGGTCGTCAGGTCGGCTGCATGGTCTATTACCCGAAACCACTGCACCTCCAGACCTGCTTTGCACCACTTGGATATCAGGCTGGCCAGTTCCCGGAAGCGGAAGAGGCCTGTCAGGATATTCTTGCACTCCCGATTTATCCCGAACTTCCCGCTGCCCACCAGGATCGTGTGGTTTCGGCTCTGGTCGAAGTATGTCACGGTGTGAGCGAATCTCAGGTCATTCGCAAAGCTGCATAG
- a CDS encoding peptidylprolyl isomerase, with protein sequence MTSLHSFPRLAMPPAQGQPDFSQKTSLRTWSQQRTRKLIETTAVLWVGLCLTLALGELPNNGRTAVASEQESQATSVGKQTPLHQVIVRRVNGRPISSAQVEFLRISRGITDQDAAAAQKSLIETLVDNELIREFLASQKVTVADADIARRKEQFIQQWKNFGYDLPAITKSWGLAEPTWTADITTPLAWYVYSQSQINDAAIAAEFKRQPMRWNGTRLRARQLFVKWPAGQPDAATREKMAEIKARIQAGQLSMEAAIRQYSESPSASQGGDVGWFGYRGRLPAAVSRAAYLQQVGEVGQPVESPLGIHLIEVTDIRPGELGIEDARKEIFDELSQSRWNEIVARSRESARIE encoded by the coding sequence ATGACCTCCTTGCATTCGTTCCCTCGATTGGCCATGCCTCCTGCCCAGGGTCAACCAGACTTCTCTCAAAAAACCTCCCTCAGGACATGGTCACAACAGCGCACCAGAAAACTTATCGAAACGACCGCCGTTCTGTGGGTGGGGCTCTGTCTGACTCTGGCACTTGGAGAACTTCCAAATAATGGAAGGACAGCTGTTGCCAGTGAGCAGGAATCACAGGCCACGTCGGTGGGCAAGCAGACGCCGCTGCATCAGGTGATTGTTCGCCGGGTGAATGGCCGCCCGATTTCTTCAGCACAGGTGGAGTTCCTGCGGATTTCGCGAGGCATCACGGACCAGGATGCCGCCGCCGCACAGAAATCATTGATAGAGACTCTCGTCGATAATGAGTTGATCCGCGAATTTCTGGCCAGCCAGAAAGTCACTGTGGCTGATGCCGATATCGCCAGACGTAAAGAGCAGTTCATTCAACAATGGAAAAACTTTGGCTACGATCTGCCAGCGATCACGAAATCGTGGGGGTTGGCAGAACCAACCTGGACTGCCGACATCACGACACCTCTGGCGTGGTATGTCTACAGCCAATCTCAAATCAACGATGCAGCTATTGCAGCCGAGTTCAAACGCCAGCCCATGCGGTGGAATGGCACAAGACTGCGTGCCCGACAGTTGTTTGTCAAATGGCCCGCTGGTCAGCCCGATGCAGCGACTCGCGAAAAAATGGCTGAGATCAAAGCCAGGATTCAAGCGGGTCAGTTGAGTATGGAAGCCGCGATCCGCCAATACAGCGAATCTCCATCGGCCAGTCAGGGGGGAGATGTGGGCTGGTTCGGCTATCGCGGCCGGCTACCGGCGGCAGTCAGTCGAGCCGCTTATTTGCAACAAGTGGGAGAAGTGGGGCAACCCGTCGAATCGCCACTGGGTATTCACCTGATCGAAGTGACTGATATCCGCCCGGGTGAACTGGGTATCGAAGACGCCCGCAAAGAAATCTTTGACGAACTGAGCCAATCTCGCTGGAATGAAATCGTGGCAAGGAGCCGCGAGTCAGCCAGGATTGAGTAA